From Agrobacterium fabrum str. C58, a single genomic window includes:
- a CDS encoding mobile mystery protein A has translation MKDDARKRARRRLDERLRGLQPAEGFRAPPKGWVRALRDALGMTGAQLGSRMGIRPQTVEAIEKSEASGTIQLSTLRRAAEALDCTLVYALVPNTSLEATVDERARKIAMRELQRVAHTMRLEAQGTDDGDLEARVQAYIRNQLSERDLWSEK, from the coding sequence ATGAAGGACGACGCAAGAAAGCGAGCGCGCAGAAGGCTTGACGAGCGTCTTCGCGGGCTGCAGCCGGCAGAGGGCTTCAGGGCACCGCCAAAAGGATGGGTCCGGGCGTTGCGCGACGCGCTCGGCATGACAGGAGCGCAGCTCGGCTCGAGGATGGGAATCCGGCCCCAGACCGTGGAAGCGATCGAGAAGTCGGAGGCATCCGGAACGATCCAGCTCAGTACGTTGCGACGCGCGGCAGAGGCACTCGACTGCACCCTCGTCTACGCACTGGTCCCGAATACGTCGCTCGAGGCCACCGTCGATGAGCGAGCGCGCAAGATCGCAATGCGCGAACTCCAGCGGGTCGCGCATACGATGCGTCTGGAGGCACAGGGAACGGATGACGGAGATCTCGAGGCCCGCGTCCAGGCCTACATCCGCAACCAGCTTTCCGAGCGCGATCTCTGGTCAGAAAAATGA
- a CDS encoding ParB N-terminal domain-containing protein → MQILKLDPRALKDNPDDTRRSKSSPQSDALLLATVKAVGIIQPPVISPEVDGGNGYIIQAGHRRVKQAIAAGLEEITVLVVAAANDNGAMRSMVENIAREPLNPVDQWRGIERLVALGWTEEAIGVALALPVRQIRKLRLLANVLPAMLDHMALGDMPNEQQLRTIAAASLDEQRQVWKAHKPKKSERADWYNISRALSKTRMFAKDASFGDDLAQAYGIEWVEDLFAPADQDSRYTTNVEAFLGAQQEWMTNNLPKKGSIIEVNNWGQPELPKKAERVYGKPSKSDHVGMYLDRDGKVQSVAYRMPEDKKTKKGGSSKTGGLAEADDAIVDAPKPRPDVTQKGQDMIGDFRTDALHEALGRAPIEDDMLMALLVLAFAGLNVRVDSGATDTVFGSKRFKRHAARLIGEDGRLAFDVETLRVAARSMLIDVLSCRRGMSNGGVISRIAGHAIGADNFLPNMGSEDFLLCLSRQAMEAAAKKANVLPRQKVRETRAALVDHFRQERFVHTTALFAPDPQDIVDLIRSGEVLDDDSAEEADVDESALDGEEGLAAPEDEADLPDIADDTPEAVDPDEEQDAYGIAAE, encoded by the coding sequence ATGCAAATCCTTAAACTTGATCCCCGTGCGCTGAAGGACAATCCCGATGACACGCGTCGCTCGAAATCCTCGCCACAATCCGACGCGCTGTTGCTTGCGACGGTGAAAGCGGTCGGCATCATCCAGCCGCCGGTCATCTCGCCGGAAGTCGACGGTGGCAATGGCTACATCATCCAGGCCGGACACCGCCGCGTGAAGCAAGCGATCGCAGCGGGACTGGAGGAAATCACCGTCCTCGTCGTCGCAGCGGCCAACGACAATGGCGCGATGCGCTCGATGGTGGAAAACATCGCCCGCGAGCCGCTCAACCCCGTCGACCAATGGCGCGGCATCGAACGCCTGGTTGCGCTCGGCTGGACCGAGGAAGCGATCGGCGTGGCTCTCGCACTGCCGGTCCGCCAGATCAGGAAGCTCAGGCTCCTGGCCAACGTGCTGCCTGCCATGCTCGACCATATGGCGCTCGGCGACATGCCGAACGAGCAGCAGCTCCGGACCATCGCCGCAGCCTCGCTCGACGAGCAGAGGCAAGTCTGGAAAGCTCACAAGCCGAAGAAGTCCGAGCGGGCCGACTGGTACAACATCTCTCGAGCACTCTCCAAGACCCGCATGTTCGCCAAGGATGCGAGCTTTGGCGATGACCTCGCTCAGGCCTACGGCATCGAATGGGTCGAGGATCTGTTCGCTCCGGCCGACCAGGACAGCCGCTACACCACCAACGTGGAAGCGTTTCTCGGCGCCCAGCAGGAATGGATGACGAACAACCTTCCGAAGAAGGGGTCGATCATCGAGGTCAACAACTGGGGCCAGCCGGAACTGCCGAAGAAAGCGGAGCGCGTTTACGGCAAGCCGTCCAAGTCCGATCACGTAGGGATGTATCTCGACCGTGACGGCAAGGTGCAGTCAGTCGCGTACCGGATGCCGGAGGATAAGAAAACGAAGAAGGGCGGTTCGTCCAAGACGGGCGGTCTGGCCGAAGCCGATGATGCAATCGTCGACGCGCCGAAGCCGCGCCCCGATGTGACCCAGAAGGGGCAGGACATGATCGGCGACTTCCGCACCGACGCCCTGCATGAGGCGCTTGGACGCGCCCCGATCGAGGACGACATGCTGATGGCCCTGCTCGTGCTTGCGTTCGCCGGCCTGAACGTCCGCGTGGATTCCGGCGCGACCGATACCGTGTTCGGGTCGAAGCGCTTCAAGCGCCACGCCGCCCGGCTGATCGGCGAAGACGGCAGGCTCGCCTTCGACGTGGAGACACTGCGCGTGGCCGCGCGTTCGATGCTGATCGATGTGCTGTCGTGCCGGCGGGGTATGTCCAACGGTGGCGTGATCTCCAGGATCGCAGGTCACGCGATCGGCGCCGACAACTTCCTGCCGAACATGGGCTCGGAGGACTTTCTACTGTGCCTGTCTCGTCAGGCGATGGAAGCAGCGGCGAAGAAGGCGAACGTGCTTCCGCGCCAGAAGGTGCGGGAGACTCGTGCGGCTCTCGTTGATCATTTCAGGCAAGAGCGCTTCGTTCACACGACCGCACTCTTCGCGCCCGATCCGCAGGACATCGTGGATCTCATCAGGAGTGGCGAGGTTCTCGATGACGACAGCGCGGAAGAAGCAGACGTCGATGAGTCCGCCCTTGATGGAGAAGAAGGCCTCGCCGCCCCCGAAGACGAGGCCGATCTTCCAGACATCGCCGACGACACTCCCGAAGCCGTCGATCCTGACGAAGAGCAGGATGCTTACGGGATCGCCGCGGAGTAG
- a CDS encoding mobile mystery protein B, producing the protein MTDLFQEPEDATPLEPQEREGLLQSWITHRQDLNEAEQENIVEGAAWARGRRRMPVGRMLTEDFMRTLHRRMFGEVWQWAGSFRTTERNIGIQAYRIPVELAALLDDVRYWVQHETFAADEIAIRFHHRLVAIHPFPNGNGRHARLAADLLVEKLGAEPFSWGSGSLGDVGDLRTRYVAALQAADNHDIAPLLEFARS; encoded by the coding sequence ATGACCGACCTCTTCCAGGAGCCAGAGGACGCAACACCGCTCGAGCCTCAGGAGCGCGAGGGCCTGCTTCAAAGCTGGATCACCCACAGGCAGGATCTCAACGAGGCTGAACAGGAAAATATCGTCGAGGGCGCAGCCTGGGCTCGCGGACGACGGCGCATGCCGGTCGGCAGGATGCTGACCGAAGACTTTATGCGTACATTGCACCGACGCATGTTCGGCGAGGTCTGGCAATGGGCAGGCAGCTTCCGAACGACGGAGCGCAATATTGGCATCCAGGCCTACCGGATCCCGGTCGAACTTGCGGCTTTGCTGGATGACGTGCGGTATTGGGTCCAGCATGAGACCTTCGCAGCCGACGAGATCGCAATACGTTTCCACCATCGCCTGGTCGCCATCCATCCGTTTCCAAACGGCAACGGACGTCACGCGCGGCTGGCCGCCGATCTGCTCGTGGAAAAACTGGGCGCCGAGCCCTTCAGCTGGGGTAGCGGAAGCCTGGGCGACGTGGGAGATCTGCGCACGCGATACGTCGCGGCACTGCAGGCCGCGGATAATCACGACATCGCGCCTCTCCTCGAATTCGCGCGCAGCTGA
- a CDS encoding DUF7007 domain-containing protein: MIDLPNTNTPDCTPGFPGVSFGLSCEGFPVARVGDHAFAMLPGHAGRHYLATGWKIGRPLPEWRRGDFYGHCGELADEAAFSAHVLEQAEHQREIQALGRRNTAPHVHTPWGSAQHSTTYAEGIEFHSTASHGGFRLSADRNRIVHPLLRADDGFYEEDCAWAAVALTFPELFTSFEQRCASETLKDWEPDAWEAIFATVLAHGESHVKDRRAFKLEHASDWIVISALRSDHHPGMTEVIATRAGRRDHGGEERRFLVPSPEYEAGRFGYVIDEARHAAYDGPSSFASWKGRTAA; encoded by the coding sequence ATGATCGATCTTCCCAACACGAACACGCCCGACTGCACCCCCGGATTTCCGGGGGTTTCCTTTGGTCTGTCCTGCGAAGGGTTCCCCGTCGCCCGCGTCGGCGATCACGCCTTTGCCATGCTGCCAGGTCATGCCGGACGGCATTATCTGGCCACCGGCTGGAAGATTGGGCGTCCGCTTCCCGAGTGGCGACGGGGAGACTTCTACGGCCATTGCGGCGAACTCGCCGATGAGGCGGCGTTTAGTGCACACGTCCTTGAACAGGCCGAACATCAGCGCGAAATACAGGCGCTCGGACGTCGGAATACCGCCCCCCATGTGCATACGCCATGGGGTTCGGCCCAGCACTCGACAACCTATGCCGAGGGGATCGAATTCCACTCCACTGCAAGCCACGGCGGCTTCAGGCTCTCGGCCGACCGAAACCGCATTGTCCATCCGCTGCTCCGGGCGGACGACGGGTTCTACGAGGAGGATTGCGCCTGGGCTGCCGTGGCGCTCACCTTCCCTGAACTGTTCACCAGCTTCGAGCAGCGTTGCGCCAGCGAGACGCTAAAGGACTGGGAGCCCGATGCGTGGGAGGCGATTTTCGCGACTGTGCTTGCTCACGGCGAATCTCATGTGAAGGATCGCCGCGCGTTCAAGCTGGAGCACGCCAGCGACTGGATTGTGATTTCGGCACTTCGATCGGATCATCATCCAGGCATGACCGAGGTGATCGCCACGCGAGCAGGCAGGCGCGATCATGGCGGCGAGGAACGGCGATTTCTCGTGCCGTCACCCGAATACGAAGCAGGCCGTTTCGGCTACGTCATCGATGAAGCGCGCCATGCAGCCTACGACGGCCCATCAAGCTTTGCCTCATGGAAGGGGAGGACGGCGGCATGA
- a CDS encoding DUF3085 domain-containing protein — protein MFTFSVTDIHVVMMRGRLDAYLNGGFRNPHYGVFPGRDEKPGLWLIGDEGVYILSNGKLAVGQRPFVVYAEECDPKTNPDYWQYKRQHFGGDDGVEFLDGAMLVKLIAASPGCTHLRIAFHEDSMQFTVIARD, from the coding sequence ATGTTCACCTTTTCCGTGACGGACATCCACGTCGTCATGATGCGCGGACGGCTGGACGCCTACCTCAACGGCGGTTTCCGCAATCCCCACTACGGAGTGTTTCCGGGCCGCGATGAGAAGCCCGGTCTTTGGCTAATCGGCGACGAGGGCGTCTACATCCTCTCCAACGGTAAGCTCGCCGTAGGGCAGCGGCCGTTCGTCGTCTATGCCGAAGAGTGCGATCCGAAGACCAACCCTGACTATTGGCAATACAAGCGCCAGCATTTCGGCGGCGATGACGGGGTCGAGTTTCTCGACGGTGCCATGCTCGTGAAGCTTATCGCCGCCAGCCCCGGCTGCACGCATCTGAGGATCGCCTTCCACGAGGATTCGATGCAATTCACCGTGATCGCGCGAGATTAG
- a CDS encoding DUF1419 domain-containing protein, with translation MTVSPIRKVFEGIADRRQMYRLFDRHAQRLNRWESDDSALYRGEWFEVAQAQHDHMFEILPPLFMRGDMFAMREFLTDSITSIFFTLTIDDRMRYFHGYCDLSEKGSPERMRAAIVERETRPVRAMTREERLDHIWSSTHDDYRGYAGERWPERNHGKRTVLFYGGRQGTVLELLDDLTDAQIASKLPVHLRYLPDAIAA, from the coding sequence ATGACCGTCTCTCCAATACGTAAAGTCTTTGAAGGCATTGCCGACCGCCGGCAGATGTACCGCTTGTTCGACCGCCACGCGCAACGCCTGAACCGCTGGGAGAGCGACGACAGCGCGCTCTATCGAGGCGAATGGTTCGAAGTCGCCCAGGCGCAGCACGATCACATGTTCGAGATCCTGCCGCCGCTGTTCATGCGGGGCGATATGTTCGCCATGCGCGAGTTCCTCACCGACAGCATCACCAGCATCTTTTTCACGCTGACGATCGACGACCGGATGCGGTATTTCCACGGCTACTGCGACTTGTCCGAGAAGGGCTCGCCGGAGCGGATGCGTGCCGCAATCGTAGAGCGCGAAACCCGGCCTGTTCGGGCGATGACGCGCGAGGAACGCCTGGACCACATCTGGTCGAGCACCCATGATGACTATCGCGGCTATGCCGGCGAGCGCTGGCCGGAACGCAACCACGGCAAGCGGACCGTGCTGTTCTACGGCGGACGCCAGGGCACCGTCCTGGAGCTGCTCGACGACCTCACGGATGCGCAGATCGCATCAAAGCTGCCGGTGCATCTGCGCTACCTCCCTGACGCGATAGCGGCGTAA
- a CDS encoding DUF3991 and toprim domain-containing protein has protein sequence MEKKELEELRDRVQCAAVLEQAGFAIDLKESTRRAVKFRGGGAIIIVIHEGRGWFDPLSDAKGDVFGLVEHLDRVPFVEALDHVASLVDFVPKEPVWTHAAREIDLPAGVSERWTKRRKPWPGSMTWRYLRDDRCVPEATIRAAIRHDLVREGPRGSMWAAHRDSEGAVTGWEERGPEWRGFSTGGAKVLFRFGAIHAPRLCVTEAAIDAMSLAALESNRRDSLYVSTGGGWAPATDAAIRLLAARKGILVVAATDNNAQGDIYADRLEAVARDANCGFERHRPRHEDWNEDLCTQLRANSRRGAMS, from the coding sequence ATGGAAAAGAAGGAACTGGAAGAACTGCGGGACCGCGTGCAATGCGCTGCGGTGCTGGAGCAGGCAGGGTTTGCCATCGACCTGAAGGAGAGCACCCGCAGGGCGGTCAAATTCCGCGGCGGCGGGGCCATAATCATCGTGATTCACGAGGGCAGGGGCTGGTTCGATCCGCTGTCCGATGCCAAGGGTGACGTGTTCGGTCTTGTCGAGCATCTCGACCGAGTGCCCTTTGTCGAAGCCCTCGACCATGTCGCATCGCTGGTCGACTTCGTCCCGAAGGAGCCGGTCTGGACCCACGCTGCGCGCGAGATCGATCTGCCGGCCGGAGTTTCAGAACGATGGACGAAGCGCCGCAAGCCGTGGCCGGGTTCGATGACCTGGCGCTATCTCCGCGACGACCGCTGCGTTCCGGAAGCGACCATCCGCGCAGCGATCCGGCATGATCTCGTGCGCGAAGGTCCGCGCGGCAGCATGTGGGCCGCGCACCGTGACAGCGAGGGCGCCGTCACCGGCTGGGAGGAACGCGGGCCGGAATGGCGCGGCTTTTCGACGGGAGGCGCGAAGGTGTTGTTCAGGTTCGGCGCGATCCATGCGCCGCGCCTTTGCGTGACGGAGGCTGCCATCGACGCCATGAGCCTTGCCGCGCTGGAGAGTAATCGGCGCGATAGCCTCTATGTCAGTACCGGCGGCGGCTGGGCCCCTGCCACCGATGCGGCGATCCGTTTATTGGCGGCGCGTAAGGGTATTTTGGTGGTCGCCGCCACGGATAATAACGCGCAGGGCGATATCTACGCTGATCGGTTGGAAGCAGTTGCCCGGGACGCTAACTGCGGCTTTGAGCGCCATCGTCCCCGCCACGAGGACTGGAACGAGGACCTTTGCACTCAGCTGCGCGCGAATTCGAGGAGAGGCGCGATGTCGTGA
- a CDS encoding lactate dehydrogenase — MSHDDPFTIDLFGNTALSSGLGLGVMAFASNFGPDDDPDPTTPAPALPIAAVVRPSCPPCRARGLNFHLADDRGLARRWKDRARANIAAIRLAAEIEAGQRFATREEQETLIRFTGFGASDLANGVFRRPGELEFRKGWDEIGSDLEDAVCETDYASLARCTQYAHFTPEFIVRAIWSALQRLGWRGGRVLAPGIGTGLFPALMPEALRDLSHVTGVELDPVTARIVRLLQPRARILTGDFARTELPASFDLAIGNPPFSDRTVRSDRAYRSLGLRLHDYFVARSIDLLKPGAFAAFVTSSGTMDKADSSAREHIAKTADLIAAIRLPEGSFRADAGTDVVVDILFFRKRKVAELEGDLSWLDIEEVRPATADEGAIRVNRWFAQHPDFVLGTHALTSGPFGETYTCLAPDGEDLDAALSAAVHLFPEGRYDGEPTQIDLDLEDATDDSPRDLPAGRHVREGSFFVDNARGLMQVIDGEPVAVKVRKGRNADGIPEKHVRIIRKLISVRDAVRVVLKAQELDQPWKDLQVRLRIAWSSFVRDFGPINHTTVSITEDPETGKTRESHRRPNLQPFADDPDCWLVASIEDYDLENDTARPGPIFTDRVISPPAPPVITSAADALAVVLNERGHVDRDHIAELLHRDPEDVVTELGSAIFRDPADGSWQMADAYLSGHVREKLKVADAAAGLDPAYERNVSALTAVQPVDLRPSDITARLGAPWIPAGDVVAFVKEMMGTDIRIHHMPELASWTVEARQLSYLAAGTSEWGTDRRHAGELLSDALNSRVPQIFDTIRDGDSEKRVLNVVDTEAAKEKLHKIKQAFQRWIWSDPDRTDRLARVYNDRFNNIAPRKFNGDHLKLPGASGAFVLYGHQKRGIWRIISAGSTYLAHAVGAGKTMTMAASIMEQRRLGLVAKAMQVVPGHCLAQAAREFLALYPTARILVADETNFSKDKRARFLSRAATATWDAIIITHSAFRFIGVPAAFEQQMIHDELELYETLLLKVEDEDRVSRKRLERLKEGLQERLEALSTRKDDLLTIAEIGVDQIIVDEAQEFRKLSFATNMSTLKGVDPNGSQRAWDLYVKSRFIETINPGRALVLASGTPITNTLGEMFSVQRLMGHPALMERGLHEFDAWASTFGDTTTELELQPSRKYKPVSRFASFVNVPELIAMFRSFADVVMPADLREYVKVPAISTGRRQIVTSKPTQAFKHYQMVLAERIKAIEEREGPPQPGDDILLSVITDGRHAAIDLRLVDADNDNEADNKLNNLISNAFNIWKATEGSTYLRHDGKSFELTGAAQMIFSDLGTISVEKTRGFSAYRWIRDELIRLGVPASQIAFMQDFKKSEAKQRLFGDVRAGSVRFLIGSSETMGTGVNAQLRLKALHHLDVPWLPSQIEQREGRIVRQGNQHDEVDIFAYATEGSLDATMWQNNERKARFIAAALSGDTSIRRLEDLGEGQANQFAMAKAIASGDQRLMQKAGLEADIARLERLRAAHLDDQHAVRRQIRDAERYVESATRRIAEIGQDIERLVPTSGDAFSMTVMGKVYAERKEAGRALMKEILTQVQLQRQGEKVIASIGGFDLKYGGERFGRDGYRYTTMLMRTGADFEIDLAVTVTPLGAVSRLEHALGDFEGERERNRQRLADARRRLASYQSRDEGRDFAFAGELAEKLRQLAEVDAALATDVDERIAA, encoded by the coding sequence ATGTCACATGACGATCCCTTCACGATCGATCTTTTCGGCAACACCGCGCTTTCGTCAGGCCTCGGCCTTGGCGTGATGGCCTTCGCCAGCAACTTCGGGCCCGACGACGATCCGGATCCCACAACTCCGGCGCCGGCTTTGCCGATCGCCGCGGTCGTCCGACCGTCGTGCCCGCCGTGTCGTGCCCGTGGCCTTAACTTCCATCTCGCCGATGACCGCGGGCTTGCCCGCCGCTGGAAGGACCGCGCGCGCGCCAATATTGCCGCGATCCGGCTCGCTGCCGAAATAGAGGCGGGCCAACGTTTTGCGACGCGCGAGGAACAGGAGACACTGATCCGCTTCACCGGCTTCGGTGCGTCCGATCTTGCCAACGGCGTCTTCCGCCGTCCGGGCGAGCTCGAATTCCGCAAGGGCTGGGACGAGATCGGTTCCGATCTGGAGGATGCGGTCTGCGAGACCGACTATGCCTCGCTTGCCCGCTGCACCCAGTATGCCCATTTCACACCGGAGTTCATCGTCCGGGCGATCTGGTCAGCGCTTCAGCGTCTCGGATGGCGCGGCGGCCGGGTGCTGGCGCCGGGAATCGGCACGGGCCTGTTTCCGGCGCTGATGCCGGAAGCGCTTCGTGATCTTTCGCACGTAACCGGCGTCGAGCTCGATCCCGTAACGGCACGCATCGTCCGGCTTTTACAGCCGCGGGCGCGGATACTCACTGGAGATTTTGCCCGCACGGAGTTGCCGGCGAGCTTCGACCTCGCCATCGGCAATCCGCCATTCTCGGACCGGACCGTACGCTCCGACCGCGCCTATCGCTCGCTCGGGCTGCGATTGCACGACTATTTCGTCGCCCGGTCGATCGACCTGTTGAAGCCCGGGGCTTTCGCAGCCTTTGTCACCAGCTCCGGCACGATGGACAAGGCGGATTCCTCCGCGCGCGAGCATATTGCAAAGACGGCGGACCTGATTGCCGCCATCCGCCTGCCGGAAGGCAGCTTCCGGGCCGACGCGGGAACCGACGTCGTCGTGGACATCCTGTTCTTCCGCAAGCGCAAGGTCGCCGAACTCGAGGGCGATCTCTCGTGGCTAGACATCGAGGAGGTGCGGCCAGCGACTGCCGACGAGGGTGCCATCCGGGTGAACCGATGGTTCGCGCAGCATCCGGATTTCGTGCTCGGCACCCATGCGCTAACCTCCGGCCCCTTCGGTGAGACCTATACATGCCTTGCCCCCGATGGTGAGGATCTCGACGCCGCACTGTCGGCCGCCGTCCATCTCTTTCCGGAAGGCCGCTATGACGGCGAGCCCACCCAGATCGATCTCGATCTTGAGGACGCCACCGACGATAGTCCTCGCGATCTCCCTGCCGGCCGGCATGTCCGCGAAGGTAGCTTCTTCGTCGATAACGCCCGAGGCCTCATGCAGGTGATCGACGGCGAACCCGTTGCTGTGAAAGTCCGCAAGGGTCGCAATGCCGACGGTATTCCGGAGAAGCATGTCCGGATCATCCGTAAGCTGATCTCGGTCCGCGACGCGGTGCGTGTGGTGCTGAAGGCCCAGGAACTGGACCAGCCCTGGAAGGATTTGCAGGTCAGGCTGCGCATTGCCTGGTCGAGCTTCGTCCGCGATTTCGGCCCGATCAACCACACCACCGTCTCGATCACCGAGGACCCGGAGACTGGCAAGACGCGCGAGAGCCATCGCCGCCCGAACCTCCAGCCGTTCGCAGACGATCCCGATTGCTGGCTGGTCGCCTCGATTGAGGACTATGACCTCGAAAACGATACGGCGAGGCCCGGACCGATCTTCACCGACCGTGTCATCTCGCCGCCCGCGCCGCCGGTGATCACCAGTGCGGCGGACGCGCTCGCTGTGGTGCTCAACGAACGTGGGCACGTCGATCGCGACCATATCGCGGAACTTCTGCACCGTGATCCCGAAGACGTCGTCACTGAGCTTGGCAGCGCGATCTTCCGCGACCCCGCCGACGGCTCCTGGCAGATGGCCGACGCCTATCTGTCCGGTCATGTCCGCGAGAAGCTCAAGGTCGCGGACGCTGCGGCAGGGCTCGATCCCGCCTATGAGCGTAACGTCTCGGCGCTCACTGCCGTCCAGCCGGTCGATCTGCGCCCGTCGGACATCACCGCGCGCCTGGGCGCTCCGTGGATACCGGCTGGAGATGTCGTCGCCTTTGTCAAGGAGATGATGGGAACCGATATCCGGATCCATCACATGCCCGAACTGGCGTCATGGACCGTCGAGGCCCGCCAGCTTTCCTACCTCGCCGCCGGAACATCCGAATGGGGAACGGACCGCCGCCATGCCGGCGAACTGCTGTCCGATGCCCTGAACAGCCGGGTGCCGCAGATCTTCGATACGATCAGGGACGGCGACAGCGAAAAGCGGGTTCTCAACGTCGTCGATACTGAAGCGGCCAAGGAAAAGCTTCACAAGATCAAGCAGGCCTTCCAGCGCTGGATATGGTCCGATCCCGATCGCACCGACCGGCTGGCACGCGTCTATAACGACCGCTTCAACAACATCGCGCCGCGAAAGTTCAACGGCGATCATCTCAAACTTCCAGGCGCCTCAGGCGCCTTTGTTCTTTATGGACATCAGAAACGCGGGATCTGGAGGATCATCTCTGCCGGCTCGACCTATCTTGCCCATGCCGTCGGCGCCGGCAAGACCATGACGATGGCAGCAAGCATCATGGAGCAGCGCCGTCTCGGCCTGGTCGCCAAGGCGATGCAGGTCGTGCCGGGGCATTGCCTTGCGCAGGCCGCGCGCGAGTTCCTGGCGCTCTATCCCACGGCTCGCATCCTCGTTGCGGACGAGACAAATTTTTCGAAGGACAAGCGCGCCCGGTTCCTGTCGCGCGCGGCGACGGCAACCTGGGATGCGATCATCATCACGCATTCCGCCTTCAGGTTCATCGGTGTGCCGGCGGCGTTCGAACAACAGATGATCCACGACGAACTGGAGCTCTACGAAACCCTGCTCCTGAAGGTCGAGGATGAGGACCGCGTCTCTCGCAAGCGTCTCGAGCGCCTGAAGGAAGGGCTGCAGGAGCGGCTCGAAGCGCTTTCCACCCGCAAGGACGATCTCCTCACCATCGCCGAGATCGGCGTCGACCAGATCATCGTCGACGAGGCGCAGGAGTTCAGAAAGCTCAGCTTCGCAACCAATATGTCGACGTTGAAGGGCGTCGATCCGAACGGCTCGCAGCGGGCCTGGGATCTCTATGTGAAATCCCGTTTCATCGAGACGATCAATCCGGGTCGCGCGCTTGTGCTCGCGTCGGGCACGCCGATCACAAATACGCTCGGCGAAATGTTCTCGGTCCAGCGGTTGATGGGCCACCCGGCGCTGATGGAGCGCGGGTTGCACGAGTTCGACGCCTGGGCCTCGACCTTCGGCGACACCACCACCGAGTTGGAGCTTCAGCCATCCCGCAAGTACAAGCCGGTGTCCCGCTTTGCGAGCTTCGTCAACGTGCCAGAGCTGATCGCGATGTTCCGGAGCTTCGCGGATGTCGTGATGCCGGCGGACTTGCGCGAATATGTAAAGGTGCCGGCGATCTCGACCGGCAGGCGCCAGATTGTCACGTCGAAGCCGACACAGGCGTTCAAGCACTACCAGATGGTGCTGGCCGAGCGCATCAAGGCGATCGAGGAGCGCGAAGGGCCGCCGCAGCCGGGCGACGACATCCTGCTCTCCGTTATCACGGACGGCCGGCATGCGGCGATCGACCTGCGCCTCGTGGATGCCGACAATGACAATGAGGCGGACAACAAGCTCAACAACCTCATCTCGAACGCCTTCAATATCTGGAAGGCGACCGAGGGCAGCACCTATCTCCGCCATGACGGCAAGTCGTTTGAGCTGACCGGCGCGGCACAGATGATCTTTTCCGATCTGGGCACTATCAGCGTCGAGAAGACCAGAGGCTTTTCGGCCTATCGCTGGATCCGCGACGAACTGATCCGCTTAGGCGTGCCGGCGTCGCAGATCGCCTTCATGCAGGACTTCAAGAAGTCTGAGGCGAAGCAGCGGCTGTTCGGCGACGTCCGGGCCGGCAGCGTCCGGTTCCTGATCGGCTCCTCGGAGACGATGGGAACCGGGGTCAACGCCCAGCTCCGCCTGAAGGCGCTGCATCATCTCGACGTCCCCTGGCTTCCCTCCCAGATCGAGCAGCGGGAGGGCCGCATCGTGCGTCAGGGCAACCAGCATGACGAGGTCGATATCTTCGCCTATGCCACCGAGGGCTCGCTGGACGCGACGATGTGGCAGAACAACGAGCGCAAGGCGCGCTTCATCGCCGCTGCGCTCTCCGGCGACACCTCGATCCGGCGGCTCGAAGATCTCGGCGAGGGGCAGGCCAACCAGTTCGCAATGGCCAAGGCCATCGCATCGGGCGATCAGCGGCTGATGCAGAAGGCGGGACTTGAAGCCGATATCGCCCGCCTGGAGCGGCTGCGTGCCGCCCATCTGGACGACCAGCATGCCGTTCGCCGGCAGATCCGCGATGCCGAACGCTATGTCGAGTCTGCCACGCGGCGGATCGCGGAGATCGGGCAGGATATCGAGCGCCTGGTTCCGACATCGGGCGACGCCTTCTCGATGACCGTCATGGGCAAGGTCTATGCCGAGCGCAAGGAGGCTGGTCGTGCCTTGATGAAGGAGATCCTAACCCAGGTGCAACTCCAGAGGCAAGGCGAGAAGGTCATCGCTTCGATCGGCGGCTTCGACCTCAAATATGGTGGGGAACGCTTCGGCCGTGACGGTTATCGTTACACCACAATGCTGATGCGCACCGGCGCGGATTTCGAGATCGATCTGGCCGTGACGGTGACGCCGCTCGGGGCCGTCTCCCGCCTCGAACACGCACTTGGCGATTTCGAGGGTGAACGCGAGCGTAATCGCCAACGCCTCGCCGATGCGCGCCGCCGGCTCGCATCATACCAGTCGCGCGACGAAGGCCGCGATTTCGCCTTCGCCGGTGAACTGGCCGAGAAGCTTCGGCAGCTTGCCGAGGTCGACGCGGCACTGGCGACTGATGTCGATGAGCGGATCGCGGCTTGA